The following coding sequences are from one Neurospora crassa OR74A linkage group I, whole genome shotgun sequence window:
- a CDS encoding palmitoyltransferase PFA4 codes for MTNLQTGPTTRGLQRFAIPAVCGLIIFLGYYSQYLFNTSADLAPGPLTCRESLIFNILLVCLWLTYYQACTVDPGQYKFPPKEKEDGDNNNKRGGRGPQKAKWCKKCDAPKPPRAHHCRHCARCIPRMDHHCPWTGNCVSLQTFPHFLRFLVYTNAALVYFARLLWTRLYYGLWDQRHVPAYLGPSVGALLGCTMLSIAWFATQFALMVLLVTTVRSWMLGKTMIEEWEAERHETLLARSYDGDDYWGADGHGGFVPVKVEFPYDNGFWSNMAQAMGTNNFLRWFLPVGGGGPKISNDTPWKGTGWEYEENGFNDRVGMWPPPDPEKLRRERAGAGGKWPGARENLNTEKPEVDYYRSSEDMKTAFKRRQQEDLRRRQQRRQHSSEEDEIMAELEEDEGYEQRSRTRSPPQDGRAWMNSEGDTLWDYGVDVDEEENYGYPGQGVSESLPLVKTATGYNDGQGDEDEDVPLAELIRRRKVKSNGVHE; via the coding sequence ATGACCAACCTTCAAACCGGCCCGACCACCCGCGGCCTCCAACGCTTCGCCATCCCCGCCGTCTGCggcctcatcatcttcctcggctACTACTCGCAATACCTCTTCAACACCAGTGCCGACCTCGCTCCCGGTCCGCTCACCTGCCGCGAATCCCTAATCTTCaatatcctcctcgtctgCCTCTGGCTCACCTACTACCAAGCCTGCACCGTCGATCCAGGCCAATACAAGTTCCCAccgaaagagaaggaggacggggataacaataacaaaagaggaggaagaggaccgCAAAAGGCAAAATGGTGCAAAAAGTGCGACGCCCCCAAGCCTCCGCGCGCCCACCACTGCCGACATTGTGCCCGCTGCATCCCGCGCATGGACCACCACTGTCCGTGGACGGGCAACTGCGTTTCGTTGCAAACCTTCCCGCACTTTTTGCGCTTCCTGGTGTACACCAACGCCGCGCTGGTCTACTTTGCCCGTCTGCTCTGGACAAGGCTATACTACGGCCTTTGGGACCAGCGACACGTCCCCGCTTACCTGGGCCCCAGCGTGGGAGCGCTGTTGGGTTGTACGATGCTGAGTATCGCCTGGTTTGCGACGCAGTTCGCGCTGATGGTTCTGTTGGTTACCACGGTACGGAGCTGGATGCTGGGCAAGACGATGATTGAGGAGTGGGAGGCGGAGAGGCATGAGACGCTTTTGGCAAGGTCATATGATGGGGATGATTACTGGGGCGCGGATGGGCACGGTGGGTTTGTGCCCGTCAAGGTGGAGTTCCCGTACGATAATGGGTTTTGGTCGAACATGGCGCAGGCGATGGGGACGAACAACTTTTTGAGGTGGTTCTTGCCGGTCGGTGGCGGTGGGCCAAAGATTAGCAATGACACGCCTTGGAAGGGGACGGGGTGGGAGTACGAGGAGAATGGGTTTAATGATCGGGTGGGTATGTGGCCGCCGCCGGACCCGGAGAAGCTGCGCAGGGAGAGGGCGGGTGCTGGGGGGAAGTGGCCGGGTGCTAGGGAGAATCTGAATACGGAAAAACCGGAAGTCGACTACTACCGCAGCTCCGAGGACATGAAGACTGCGTTCAAGAGGAGGCAGCAAGAGGATTTGAGGAGGCGACAGCAGAGGAGACAGCACTCGTCTGAAGAGGACGAGATTATGGctgagttggaggaggatgaggggtACGAGCAGCGCTCAAGGACCCGCTCGCCACCACAGGATGGTAGGGCGTGGATGAATAGCGAGGGTGATACGCTGTGGGATTACGGTGTCGAtgtggacgaggaggagaattaTGGATATCCCGGTCAAGGAGTCTCCGAGTCCCTACCGCTCGTCAAGACAGCCACCGGATATAATGATGGTCAaggagatgaagacgaggacgTGCCCCTTGCTGAGCTCATACGCAGACGCAAAGTAAAAAGCAACGGAGTACATGAGTGA
- a CDS encoding transcriptional regulator: MAGSDPRRSSRARTSQSQSQISSSTSSTSGRGERSTRYFNKAVSPQKSSSSGSLSSEAPDETITADDSFGTRRRTRGQQEERERANNKSEQVEMAHGDDDAQDEDEAVRCICGYEDYPGPPPFDEDSKHGLKDGMDIDPIFATDVTDDAAGFFVQCDICKVWQHGACVGIMTEESSPDEYFCEECRKEFHKIFTASNGQRYSHYLPLKRPSRTTSRSASLNKDGTRSPPKDKPEGRNGRGTTTSSASKRRSTMNSRGADYDEAEALRRAIEASKEDAASEQPETTTRRTKRGRSDSEEKSENKRQRTSSRSASPSLDKTTEDSDDAGTTTRNGAKSRSRGGVAGRTLRTEKTTEKEERERQRAEAANKRKGRAERRRADDSDPSDELPLAARAAVNKTPATTTPVAAATAVTTTTTTTTTTMATPAAAEEPAEQEEQSPAVPEPPPASQSTPEDPPAAATPTAKIEKKRSHKKKGRNQYTRDDNEPSPARSQSGEAPAEVPPPPKPSKAEEKATGHGKQGKNKGGMNSKITMTDMKRRAAALLDFISRTQVELAGESPSDDDKTNGNSVAPQLATDCEKPGSATGILGVNCSTPAAVMTSEGQLGKDFKDLSCVEMMDSLTRRLVKWQQEYTV, translated from the exons ATGGCAGGGTCCGATCCGAGGCGGTCGTCAAGAGCGCGAACCTCCCAATCACAATCGCAAATCTCGTCCAGCACGTCCAGCACGTCAGGTCGTGGTGAGCGCAGCACCAGGTATTTCAACAAAGCTGTCTCACCACAAAAGTCAAGCTCCTCGGGATCGCTATCCTCTGAGGCTCCAGACGAGACAATTACAGCGGACGACTCGTTTGGTACCCGGCGTCGTACCCGCGGTCAgcaggaagaaagagagagggcAAATAACAAGTCTGAGCAGGTCGAAATGGCACACGGCGACGATGACGCTcaagacgaggacgaggccGTTCGTTGCATTTGCGGCTACGAGGACTACCCAGGCCCTCCGCCGTTTGACGAAGACTCCAAGCATGGCTTGAAGGACGGCATGGATATCGATCCCATATTCGCGACCGATGTCACCGACGATGCGGCCGGATTTTTCGTACAATGCGACATTTGCAAGGTCTGGCAACATGGCGCCTGCGTTGGCATTATGACCGAAGAGTCAAGCCCAGACGAATATTTCTGCGAAGAGTGCCGCAAAGAATTCCACAAAATTTTCACAGCGAGCAACGG ACAACGCTATTCGCACTACCTACCCCTTAAGCGCCCCTCTCGAACCACTTCTAGATCCGCCTCTCTCAACAAGGATGGCACGAGATCACCGCCCAAAGATAAACCGGAGGGCCGCAACGGACGTGGTACGACCACTTCCTCCGCGTCGAAGCGAAGATCTACAATGAACAGCCGAGGCGCTGACTACGACGAAGCTGAAGCCCTGAGACGGGCGATTGAAGCAAGCAAAGAAGATGCAGCTTCTGAACAACCCGAAACTACCACGAGAAGAACAAAGCGAGGCAGAAGCGATAGCGAAGA AAAGTCAGAAAACAAGAGGCAGAGGACGAGCTCTCGATCGGCCTCTCCTAGCCTTGACAAGACCACTGAGGACTCTGACGACGCCGGCACAACAACGCGGAATGGTGCAAAGTCTAGATCGCGGGGCGGCGTAGCAGGCCGCACTCTGCGCACCGAGAAGACAACTGAAAAAGAAGAACGCGAACGACAAAGGGCTGAGGCAGCAAACAAGCGAAAGGGTAGAGCTGAGCGCCGGCGAGCTGATG ATTCAGACCCTTCGGACGAGTTACCACTAGCAGCTCGTGCGGCAGTGAACAAGACGCCCGCTACAACGACACCGGTCgcagccgccaccgccgtgACCACTACAAcgactactactaccactacTATGGCTACCCCTGCCGCTGCGGAAGAACCggcagaacaagaagaacaatCACCAGCGGTACCCGAACCCCCTCCTGCCTCACAGTCCACTCCGGAAGACCCTCCCGCTGCAGCTACTCCCACAGCCAAGATTGAGAAGAAGCGATCACATAAGAAGAAGGGTCGCAATCAATACACACGTGATGACAACGAGCCATCGCCTGCAAGATCACAGTCAGGGGAGGCACCAGCTGAAGTACCGCCTCCTCCGAAGCCAAGTAAGGCCGAAGAGAAGGCTACTGGACACGGAAAACAAGGGAAGAATAAGGGTGGGATGAACAGCAAGATCACCATGACTGACATGAAGAGGAGGGCCGCAGCACTCCTTGACTTCATTTCGCGAACCCAAGTTGAGCTTGCTGGCGAGTCACCATCGGATGATGACAAGACGAACGGCAACAGCGTCGCACCACAGTTAGCAACTGACTGTGAAAAGCCAGGGTCGGCAACAGGCATACTCGGGGTCAATTGCTCGACCCCAGCCGCTGTCATGACTTCAGAAGGGCAGCTAGGAAAGGATTTCAAGGACCTCAGCTGcgtggagatgatggacaGCTTGACCCGGAGGTTGGTCAAGTGGCAGCAGGAGTATACAGTGTGA
- a CDS encoding metallo-beta-lactamase has protein sequence MTEQYLICTACGTQHPSTDRSSLKTCFICDDPRQFVPPSGQSFTTLSELRSSTSPKYKNEFHSYKYLSSLDKFQAANSKTEPKEATIDELKQAELISIITTPKFGIGQRAILVRTPSGKNVLWDCVAYLDDETVQTIKQLGGIDAMVISHPHFYTTHLEWARAFGDCPVYLAADDKKWRARLDEGIQREITEEETRIANKEGEDLGVVAVKLGGHFPGSLVLHIPHSGRLLTADTIFTTPSGLSNWEVNALGEPRSRPKDTNSYSFMWSIPNMIPLSADEIARMWGILKKYDFKSTHGLMLGQDIEDVNVKKRVLESVQIQLKMMGVKEHTIFSEEI, from the exons atgaccGAACAATACCTCATCTGCACCGCCTGCGGCACCCAACACCCCTCTACCGACCGCTCCTCCCTCAAGACCTGCTTCATCTGCGACGACCCTCGTCAATTCGTGCCCCCCTCAGGGCAATCCTTTACTACCCTTTCCGAATTGCGTTCCTCCACTTCCCCCAAGTACAAGAATGAGTTTCACTCATACAAGTACTTAAGTTCACTTGATAAGTTCCAAGCAGCAAACTCAAAAACGGAGCCAAAAGAGGCAACGATAGACGAGTTAAAGCAAGCAGAACTCATCTCCATCATAACAACCCCCAAGTTTGGTATCGGCCAGCGCGCCATCCTTGTCAGAACCCCCTCGGGGAAGAACGTACTATGGGACTGCGTCGCCTATTTGGACGATGAGACTGTACAGACGATCAAGCAACTGGGAGGCATCGATGCAATGGTGATCAGCCATCCGCACTTTTACACGACGCATCTGGAGTGGGCAAGGGCGTTTGGTGATTGTCCTGTTTACCTGGCGGCGGATGATAAGAAGTGGAGGGCGAGGCTGGATGAGGGTATCCAGAGGGAGATTACCGAGGAGGAAACGAGAATTGCGAacaaagagggagaggatctGGGGGTTGTGGCTGTCAAGTTGGGGGGCCACTTTCCGGGTAGTT TGGTCCTCCACATCCCTCACTCAGGCCGTCTGCTCACAGCAGATACAATCTTCACCACTCCCTCCGGTCTGTCCAACTGGGAGGTGAACGCGCTGGGGGAGCCTCGTTCACGACCAAAGGATACCAATTCGTACTCGTTCATGTGGAGCATCCCTAACATGATCCCTCTCAGCGCAGATGAGATCGCGCGCATGTGGGGGATCTTGAAGAAGTATGACTTCAAAAGTACCCATGGCTTGATGCTGGGCCAGGACATTGAGGATGTCAATGTCAAGAAAAGGGTGTTGGAGAGTGTTCAGATCCAATTGAAAATGATGGGGGTCAAGGAGCACACCATCTTCAGTGAGGAGATTTGA
- a CDS encoding capsule protein has product MASGATGGSQLSAFCAVASFLWLGHSVESHQLIEQPRVSSILVLLTAGAFSYVASHFWQWLPGSNGRFDDEGGSLRPAPTSLPKRPRRYFLPVLIAAIIFRLELFHRVTADLQCSSPGVEAFLPLVILFYELLPGRRARVGPAKDADEEDDMGRTTWDDIVDWVAESKQSLTISIVFISLGAYLASSQDMRSSYICTSFDNSTLVRSLQWLGLLLDGVIVILLWRVLAWARTNKSRLISVSVVFLASAVGSGLLYTSLRMFLPSVPLSHHFKGIDALFVFDVVTDGFAVAVLFVSASLLTTEKTPLSLVGIFTFISGLVVGWGKLKLTGGAENTMHGVAYLAVLLISLGTSIFVYANNIQRVVLIHRTMLVALMFISLIAATIVAISNNRNDYLFEHPIETMIFKARTNADRYLLHAAASNSLPVAVNEYKARYGGRDPPPKFDEWYKFAVDNKSPIIDDFDQVVHDIRPFWGISPSKIREDIQRVAKEPGIALLRVANGTASHSLSKDSEHAMVMDELAKMVSKFAQHLPDMELPINLDERPRVLTPWEDVRRFTEKAKQKGFGKLLSKREDEGKAPSQPLDLTSSATTSVRTLQEMTALSCPPGTATRAGIHWDVRDFCLSCVRPHSAGTGIFLHDFAASQSICHQSDLFHLHSFFFTPPSVPPLRDLVPVFSRSKLSSYSDILLPIPTLDEVLHKANTQPDTSDFDLKTPALYWRGAQAEDVSDEMLHGGQQERLVHLVSDNSSTSTTLMLIPQNEVRSRAAYERVSTSLLNFLLPFDIGFSSVSAASSSSSEFTTTTTRPPHPNPLSSNQYILTLDPPFSSSSSSSSPSGSPSGSPSGSPSDSSTTTTFLATLKSTNVPFTSTLFTHWYSSRLQPYLHFIPFDIRLHSLHATLAYFVGLKGKASASDRLGNTKGAMINGREVRQKSRTDEAKYIAEQGMKWAEKAVRREDEEVYLFRVLVEWGRVVQEERDDLKFVMAETSKETKQATRQTKEMKG; this is encoded by the exons ATGGCGTCCGGGGCGACTGGAGGGTCACAGCTCTCGGCGTTTTG TGCCgtagcttccttcctttggcTTGGTCATAGTGTAGAAAGTCACCAACTGATTG AACAACCACGAGTCTCATCCATATTAGTCCTGTTGACGGCCGGAGCTTTCTCTTATGTCGCCAGTCACTTTTGGCAATGGCTTCCGGGTTCTAACGGGAGGTTCG ACGATGAAGGCGGTTCCTTAAGACCCGCTCCTACCAGCCTACCAAAAAGGCCACGACGATACTTCCTCCCCGTTCTCATAGCAGCCATCATTTTCAGACTCGAACTGTTCCATCGAGTGACGGCGGACTTGCAATGTTCGTCTCCTGGAGTGGaggcctttcttcctctagtAATCCTCTTCTATGAGCTCTTACCAGGTCGACGGGCCCGTGTAGGCCCGGCCAAGGACGccgacgaggaagatgacatGGGGCGAACAACATGGGATGATATTGTGGACTGGGTGGCCGAGTCTAAACAGTCCCTTACCATTTCCATCGTTTTCATCTCCTTGGGGGCCTATCTCGCTTCTTCCCAGGACATGAGGTCGAGTTACATCTGTACCAGCTTCGACAATAGCACCCTTGTCCGGTCTCTTCAATGGCTCGGTCTTTTGTTGGACGGTGTCATCGTAATCCTACTATGGCGCGTCCTCGCTTGGGCCAGGACGAACAAGAGCCGGCTGATCTCTGTGAGTGTGGTATTTTTGGCTTCGGCAGTCGGCAGTGGTCTTCTGTACACTTCTCTCCGCATGTTTCTACCTTCAGTGCCGTTAAGCCACCACTTCAAGGGCATTGACGCCTTGTTTGTCTTCGATGTCGTTACCGATGGCTTTGCGGTTGCTGTTCTGTTTGTTTCTGCGAGCCTTTTGACCACCGAGAAGACACCGCTGTCTCTTGTTGGCATCTTCACCTTCATCTCCGGTCTCGTTGTTGGATGGGGCAAGCTGAAGCTCACCGGAGGCGCTGAGAATACCATGCACGGCGTTGCATACCTCGCCGTATTGCTCATAAGCTTGGGTACATCAATCTTTGTTTACGCCAACAACATACAAAGAGTGGTACTCATCCACCGCACCATGCTGGTTGCGCTCATGTTCATTTCACTCATCGCCGCCACGATTGTCGCCATTTCCAACAACAGGAACGACTACTTGTTCGAACACCCTATCGAGACAATGATCTTCAAGGCCCGGACCAATGCCGACAGATACTTGCTTCATGCCGCAGCCAGCAACTCTCTCCCGGTTGCCGTGAACGAGTACAAGGCTCGCTACGGGGGGAGAGATCCGCCACCCAAGTTTGATGAGTGGTACAAGTTCGCCGTGGATAACAAGTCACCCATCATCGACGACTTCGACCAGGTAGTCCACGATATCCGGCCGTTCTGGGGGATCTCTCCCAGCAAAATCAGAGAGGACATTCAGCGGGTGGCCAAGGAACCGGGCATCGCGCTGCTCAGAGTCGCCAATGGCACAGCTTCGCACAGCTTATCCAAAGATTCCGAGCACGCAATGGTCATGGATGAGCTGGCAAAGATGGTCAGCAAGTTCGCACAACACCTTCCTGATATGGAACTCCCCATCAACCTGGATGAACGGCCACGGGTACTCACCCCCTGGGAGGACGTGAGGAGATTCACCGAGAAGGCAAAGCAAAAGGGCTTCGGCAAGTTACTCAGCAAGCGTGAAGATGAAGGCAAAGCACCATCCCAGCCCCTTGACCTCACCTCATCCGCCACAACCTCCGTCCGCACCCTCCAAGAGATGACCGCCCTTAGCTGCCCTCCCGGCACCGCCACTCGCGCCGGCATCCACTGGGACGTGCGGGACTTCTGCCTCTCCTGCGTGCGCCCGCACTCCGCCGGGACAGGTATCTTCCTCCACGACTTCGCCGCTTCGCAGTCCATCTGCCACCAATCCGatctcttccacctccacagcttcttcttcacgcCACCCTCCGTGCCCCCGCTGCGCGACCTGGTCCCCGTCTTCAGCCGGTCCAAGCTCTCCAGCTACAGcgacatcctcctccccatccccacGCTAGACGAGGTCCTCCACAAGGCCAACACCCAACCGGACACCAGCGATTTTGATCTGAAGACACCGGCACTCTATTGGCGCGGCGCGCAAGCGGAAGATGTGTCGGATGAGATGCTGCACGGCGGACAACAAGAACGGCTCGTCCACTTAGTCTCAGATAACTCGAGTACCTCCACCACACTGATGCTCATCCCCCAAAACGAAGTCCGCTCCCGCGCCGCTTACGAGCGCGTATCCACCTCGTTGCTCAACTTCCTTTTGCCGTTCGACATCGGTTTCTCCTCCGTTagcgctgcttcttcttcatcatcagaATTCACAACAACCACGACCCGCCCCCCTCATCCCAACCCCCTATCATCCAACCAATATATCCTCACCCTCGACCcgcccttttcctcctcctcctcttcctcttccccctctgGGTCCCCCTCTGGGTCCCCCTCTGGGTCCCCTTCTGATTCCAGCACCACTACCACCTTCCTCGCCACCCTCAAAAGCACCAACGTCCCCTTCACCTCCACCCTCTTCACCCACTGGTACTCCTCCCGCCTGCAACCCTACCTGCACTTCATCCCCTTCGACATCCGGCTGCACTCCCTGCACGCCACGTTGGCCTACTTTGTCGGTCTCAAGGGAAAAGCGTCCGCGTCCGATCGGCTGGGAAATACAAAGGGGGCGATGATTAATGGGCGAGAAGTTCGACAGAAGAGTAGGACGGACGAGGCCAAGTACATTGCCGAGCAGGGGATGAAGTGGGCGGAGAAGGCGGTGAGGagagaagacgaggaggtttATTTGTTTCGGGTGTTGGTGGAGTGGGGGAGGGTGGTGCAGGAGGAGAGGGACGATCTCAAGTTTGTGATGGCTGAAACGTCGAAGGAGACCAAGCAAGCTACTAGGCAGACCAAGGAAATGAAGGGCTGA
- a CDS encoding sym-1 has product MLSWYKAQLAARPLLTQAVTTSILFGVGDVAAQQLVDRRGLSNHDLTRTGRMVLYGGAVFGPAATTWFRFLQKRVVVPGSTNKTILARVAADQGLFAPTFIGIFLGSMAVLEGTDVKEKLQKNYWEALSTNWMVWPFVQMVNFKVVPLDHRVLFVNVISIGWNCYLSWLNGQ; this is encoded by the exons ATGCTCAGCTG gtACAAAGCCCAACTGGCCGCGCGCCCCCTCCTAACCCAAGCCGTCACAACCTCCATCCTCTTCGGCGTCGGCGACGTCGCCGCCCAACAGCTCGTCGACCGTCGAGGGCTGTCCAACCACGACCTGACGCGCACCGGTCGTATGGTCTTGTACGGCGGCGCCGTCTTCGggcccgccgccaccacgtGGTTCCGCTTCCTGCAAAAGCGCGTGGTCGTGCCCGGCAGCACCAACAAGACCATCCTGGCGCGGGTGGCGGCCGACCAGGGACTGTTTGCGCCGACTTTTATTGGGATTTTCCTGGGTTCCATGGCGGTCCTGGAGGGGACGGATGTGAAGGAGAAGTTGCAGAAGAATTACTGGGAGGCGTTGAGCACCAATTGGATGGTGTGGCCGTTTGTGCAGATGGTCAACTTTAAGGTGGTGCCGTTGGATCATCGCGTGTTGTTTGTGAATGTGATTAGTATTGGGTGGAACTGTTATTTGAGTTGGTTGAATGGGCAGTGA